TGTACTTGTCGCGCGGGTCTTCGAAGAGAGCAACCCGCCGGGCCTCCAGTGTCTGTCGCGCGTAGAGAGCGGCATCCTCACCCTGGAGAGCGTCCGGTGGAGCAATGCGCGCGAAGTAGGGCAGGTTGCGCAGATCATTGCCGGAGGCGGTCGGCGAGAGCATCGGTAGATGGGCCTGATCAACCAGGGTCACGCTTTCGCTGACATCCTGGCTCAGCTCCCACCCAATGATTCCCACAATGGGCGCACTGCCCTCGGAGGCCGCCGCAGCCTGAATGATCTGACAGGTGACCTGAGCCGCTCCGCCACTGCCAGCGTTGGCTAGCAGGAGGCGCATTCGTAGTGTGTGAGTATCATTAAAGATGCGTTGGCCGATATAGGCTCCTTGTAAAAGATCTCGCGCTCCTCCGATATACTGCGGAGTGAAGCGCGTGGCGACCACCAGGGTGATGGTCGGCAGGCCACTCTGCTCAACGGCAACGTTTTCTGCGTAGATGCGCGCTTCAGCATCGTTTGTCACTTGCTCGGTGGCGCTTTGCCAGAGCGACTGCGCCTCAGACAGGTTGCCGGCACTATATTGCTGCGCCGCCTCCTGCTTGCGCTCCAGGTCGGGCAAACTGGTGTCTAAGACCGCGGAGCCATCGCTGATGCCGATCAGTTCTCCATTGGGAGCCTTCGTCATGCCAAGATAGGCCGAGGAGGCCAGGTTGTTGCGTGGCAGGCTGCAGCTCGTCGCCGAGGGGATGTGAGGCCAGACGCGCGGTATGATATTCCAACCGAGAAAGACCAGCAAGAGCACGCACGTGAGCATCACCCAGAAGCGCGTCTTCGCCACTAGCGCAGCCAGATCCTCGCCAAGAGCTTTCAGCAACCGAATGAAGCCCATGCGCGCCTCGTGAAACTGCAGGACAACCCCTATGACGCCAAGGACAAGCCCGAGGAAAGCGGTCAGCTGAGCGGAGCCGCTCGCCTGATAGCAGAGCCAACAGAGGATAGCGATAAACAGGAGCAGGAAGCCCACTTGGGCCAGGCGTCTGCTCATGCTGGTCCCCTCCTTCCTTTCCCTGGAAGGAACGTTCAGGACAACTAGACCTCTTCTGATGTAGATAGACGCAGCGGAAGGCGGCAGCTTGCTGCTCATTATAGTCTATCAAGCAGGGTCTGCCTATTGTGCCTTTCTCTCCCGGAAGGACAGGGCCCGGCCAGTCTGGCGTAAGGGAACGGCCTGTACTATGATAAAAGCAGAGTGGCCTGGGCATGAGGTGAAAGCAGCGCAGCGCAGCGGTGACCTGCTCTCACCTCACCCGCTCGTTCGCTCGCTCGCCATCGGGCAAGGAGGCCAGAGAGAGAAGGAAGGCCCGACCCAAGTCGCCGGAAGGAGCACTGGCGGCTGAGTCCAGCCGAGCGCAAGGGAAAGATCACCAAGGAGCAACAAGGGAGCAATGCAGCACAGTGTCTCTTTGACCGGCGGGCAGGCAGTGGTAGCCAGCCTGCGCGCCCACCATATCGAGGTCGTTTTTGGCATTCCGGGAGTACATAACCTGCCGATCTACGACGCCCTCTACGATGAGCCGGGGATACGTCACGTCCTGGCACGCCACGAGCAGGGTGCGGGTTACATGGCCGATGGCTATGCGCGTATCGCCGGGCGCCCTGGCGTAGCCCTGGTCATCACGGGACCGGGCGTGACCAATATTGCCACGCCGCTGGCCGATGCCTATGCCGATTCGCTACCGCTGCTGGTCATTGCCACCAGCCTGCCGGGTGAGACTGGCGGTCGCTCCTGGGGCCGTTTGCATGAGCTTAAGGACCAGCTTGGGCTGGCGCAGGCCCTGGTTGGCTGGAGCCATGAGGTGCAGCGGGTGGCAGAGATTCCGGAGGTCATCGCTGAGGCCCTGCGTCAGATGCGCACGAGCCGGCCCCGCGGCGCTTTCCTTCAGATTCCGCTCGATGTGCTTGAAGCTCAGGAGACCATGCCGCTGCCCGCCCTGGAGGAGGGTCAAGAGCCGGCACAGGCACCCGCTGAAGAGAGTGTTCAGGCAGCACTGGAGTTGCTGCGCACGGCACGCCGACCTGTGATTATCGCTGGGGCCGGAGTGACCGCGGCTGGGGCAAACCATGAGCTGCTGCGCCTTGCCGAGCTGCTGCAGGCTCCGGTCTTGCTTGGAGGCAAGAGCCACGATGTCTTGCCCAACGATCACCCGCTGGTCATCACCACGCGCGGCGCCCCGTCGCGCACGCTTGGTCCACTGCTGAGCCGCTCCGACCTGGCGCTGGTCGTTGGCAGCAAGCTGGGGATGCAGCGCACAACATTGCCAGCTCTGGAGCGTAGCCGGAGTGGGCAGGCAGAGACGGGCCGTCTGCCTCTGCCGGAGAAGCTGATCCACATCGATATCGATGCCGATGAGATTGGCCGGCGCTATCCGGCCAGCGTCGCCCTGGTCGCCGATGCGCGCCTGGCCCTGAGCGCCCTCCTGGCGGGACTGGAGGAAAGGACAGCAGGACAGTACGAGGATCGTCGCGAGGAGGTGGCCGCCGTGCGCGCTGCTTTGGGCGAGCGAGCACAGCGGATCTACGGTGAGGTTATGCCCTGGCTGGAGGCCCTGCGGACAGCCCTACCGCGCGAGGGGATCGTGGTGGCCGATATGACAATGGCTGGCTATGCTGCCGCTCAAACCT
This window of the Thermogemmatispora onikobensis genome carries:
- a CDS encoding ABC transporter substrate-binding protein, translating into MSRRLAQVGFLLLFIAILCWLCYQASGSAQLTAFLGLVLGVIGVVLQFHEARMGFIRLLKALGEDLAALVAKTRFWVMLTCVLLLVFLGWNIIPRVWPHIPSATSCSLPRNNLASSAYLGMTKAPNGELIGISDGSAVLDTSLPDLERKQEAAQQYSAGNLSEAQSLWQSATEQVTNDAEARIYAENVAVEQSGLPTITLVVATRFTPQYIGGARDLLQGAYIGQRIFNDTHTLRMRLLLANAGSGGAAQVTCQIIQAAAASEGSAPIVGIIGWELSQDVSESVTLVDQAHLPMLSPTASGNDLRNLPYFARIAPPDALQGEDAALYARQTLEARRVALFEDPRDKYSQSLAASFRLAFEDASHQITATEEYQVGRPGNLPHLLQEALRSQPDLIYFAGYSADVSKLLEALPPCQPLAALATTACPLVLGGDALYIYGNYAQEARPSFRSGRLYFTAFAFPDEWQGRSLPQMETFLQTYAASFGPTPPGRGPYGYTRPDADSMLTYDAVSVLAEACARLFQQRQPLTGVRVRQALLQITGKQAWQGITGTIAFGSDGNVLNKPVLLLHLDQAGHTQIEQVWGCLLKERC
- a CDS encoding thiamine pyrophosphate-binding protein; translation: MQHSVSLTGGQAVVASLRAHHIEVVFGIPGVHNLPIYDALYDEPGIRHVLARHEQGAGYMADGYARIAGRPGVALVITGPGVTNIATPLADAYADSLPLLVIATSLPGETGGRSWGRLHELKDQLGLAQALVGWSHEVQRVAEIPEVIAEALRQMRTSRPRGAFLQIPLDVLEAQETMPLPALEEGQEPAQAPAEESVQAALELLRTARRPVIIAGAGVTAAGANHELLRLAELLQAPVLLGGKSHDVLPNDHPLVITTRGAPSRTLGPLLSRSDLALVVGSKLGMQRTTLPALERSRSGQAETGRLPLPEKLIHIDIDADEIGRRYPASVALVADARLALSALLAGLEERTAGQYEDRREEVAAVRAALGERAQRIYGEVMPWLEALRTALPREGIVVADMTMAGYAAAQTFPVYEPRSFIHASELCSIGTGLPLALGAQLAASQRPVVALCGDGGFLQNVGELATAAQERIPVVTIVFNDASYTAVKNDQLQRFPGRSIATTLEPPDFVTLARAFHVEGQRVEAPEELARLLRARLALPLEEARPLLIEVPLAQR